Proteins co-encoded in one Juglans regia cultivar Chandler chromosome 16, Walnut 2.0, whole genome shotgun sequence genomic window:
- the LOC109006493 gene encoding protein FAR1-RELATED SEQUENCE 6-like, producing the protein MGENEDGMHHFDINMPYNSPSTPIDYSPFSDLFEMPPYMSYSPSSNPDDFRQEVPPTSTVPTGSTFEQNLGSTSRMTAESCLDANDMVFDINEDLEGTTVVENDEVRVEAPRSGMEFDSMADLTAYYKQYAKQEGFGVRKQRTRKDDEGRAVYVTVGCARGGKYNPTNNNISKPRPTTRTDCKARVNATLSKNDKWVFTTVENVHNHITVSPKKTRFLRSHKHLDEYSQRILDLNDRAGIRMNKNFYSLVVDAGGFENLQFQEKDCRNFIDKARHLRLGKGGGEALNQYFQRMRDRNDGFVSNMDLDDEGRLRNVFWADARSRAAYEYFGDVVTFDTTYLTNRYGMPFAPFVGVNHHGQSILLGAGLLSNEDTETFVWLFRMWLDCMNGRAPKAMITDQDRAMKSAIALVFPETRHRYCLWHIMRKLPEKLGSHAQFNAGLKTDLQTALYDSHTSGEFEESWGHVIAKYDLHENKWLQSLYEERSFWVPAYLKSVFWAGMSTTQRSESMNAFFDGYVHSGTTLKEFVDQFDNALRKKVELETMADFNSNNQTIPCVSHFNIEKQFQRLYTNAKFKEVQRELLGLMCCNCSLVSTEGCILKYQVFDEISTDDHIKTLNFCVYYNEEEVEVKCTCALFQMRGILCRHALRVCQFKKINVLPDVYVLDRWRKDLKRTYTLVRSSYDDQRDRTDAQNYERVLKRCSKLTTKISSDNEKIDAFLRVVDEFETKCEGSTLESAYEQTKAKANVVLDKGKKILSPNVVRGKGRPPSKRKVPPVEKLATKRKKPTSRKILVDETELGETPGSEQHQFHDGVDVETQNSILTQSTPQMCHHLDAHL; encoded by the exons ATGGGGGAAAACGAAGATGGAATGCATCATTTTGATATAAATATGCCCTACAATTCCCCGAGTACTCCAATAGACTATAGCCCATTTTCTGATTTATTTGAG ATGCCACCTTATATGTCCTACTCTCCGTCGAGTAATCCAGATGACTTCAGGCAAGAAGTGCCCCCGACGTCAACTGTGCCAACCGGTAGCACATTTGAACAAAATCTTGGAAGTACATCACGGATGACTGCTGAAAGTTGTCTTGATGCCAACG acATGGTATTCGACATAAATGAAGATTTAGAGGGTACCACTGTTGTCGAGAATGATGAGGTACGAGTTGAAGCACCAAGATCTGGAATGGAATTTGACAGTATGGCAGATCTTACAGCCTACTATAAGCAATATGCGAAGCAAGAGGGCTTTGGTGTACGGAAACAAAGGACTAGGAAAGATGATGAAGGGAGGGCTGTGTACGTGACTGTTGGTTGTGCCCGTGGCGGAAAGTACAATCCTACGAACAATAATATCTCGAAGCCACGACCAACAACTAGAACGGATTGTAAAGCGCGAGTAAATGCGACATTAAGCAAGAATGATAAATGGGTTTTCACCACTGTTGAAAATGTGCACAACCACATAACTGTGAGCCCCAAGAAGACAAGATTCTTGCGATCGCACAAACATCTAGATGAATACAGTCAAAGGATTCTCGACCTAAATGATCGAGCCGGTATACGAAtgaacaagaatttttattctcTTGTCGTTGATGCGGGGGGTTTTGAGAATCTTCAGTTTCAAGAGAAAGATTGTCGAAATTTCATTGACAAGGCTCGACATTTAAGGTTGGGTAAAGGTGGTGGCGAAGCACTTAATCAGTATTTCCAAAGAATGAGAGATCGGAATGATGGGTTCGTTTCTAACATGGACTTGGATGATGAGGGAAGGTTACGGAATGTATTTTGGGCTGATGCTCGGAGTCGAGCGGCGTATGAGTATTTCGGAGACGTAGTAACATTTGATACAACGTATTTAACAAATAGGTATGGGATGCCTTTTGCTCCATTCGTTGGTGTTAATCATCATGGTCAGTCCATATTATTAGGAGCGGGATTGCTTTCAAACGAGGACACTGAAACTTTTGTGTGGTTGTTCCGAATGTGGTTGGATTGTATGAATGGTCGGGCGCCCAAAGCCATGATAACGGACCAAGATCGGGCAATGAAGAGTGCTATTGCCCTTGTATTCCCTGAAACTCGTCACAGATATTGTTTATGGCATATAATGCGCAAACTTCCAGAGAAGTTAGGATCTCATGCGCAATTCAATGCGGGATTGAAGACTGACCTTCAGACTGCATTATATGACTCACATACCAGCGGTGAATTTGAGGAGAGCTGGGGTCATGTAATTGCGAAGTATGATCTCCACGAGAATAAATGGCTTCAATCCTTATATGAGGAAAGGTCTTTTTGGGTTCCAGCTTACTTGAAAAGTGTATTCTGGGCTGGAATGAGCACAACACAAAGGTcggaaagcatgaatgcatttttcgaTGGGTATGTCCATTCCGGTACCACGTTGAAGGAATTCGTCGACCAATTTGATAATGCTCTTAGAAAGAAGGTGGAGTTAGAGACAATGGCTGATTTCAATTCTAACAACCAAACTATTCCCTGCGTGTCCCATTTTAATATTGAGAAGCAGTTTCAAAGGTTATATACAAATGCAAAGTTCAAAGAGGTACAAAGAGAGTTGCTGGGCCTAATGTGTTGTAATTGTTCGTTGGTAAGCACAGAAGGGTGCATTTTAAAATACCAAGTGTTCGATGAAATAAGTACTGATGACCACATCAAAACACTCAATTTCTGTGTTTACTATAACGAAGAGGAGGTGGAGGTCAAATGCACGTGTGCATTGTTTCAGATGAGGGGGATTCTATGCAGGCATGCACTTAGAGTTTGCCAGTTCAAAAAGATTAATGTGCTGCCAGATGTATATGTGTTGGATCGTTGGAGAAAGGACTTAAAGAGGACATACACATTAGTCAGAAGTAGTTACGATGACCAGCGGGACAGAACAGACGCACAGAATTATGAGCGGGTGCTTAAAAGATGTTCGAAATTAACGACCAAGATATCCTCTgataatgaaaaaattgatgCTTTCTTGCGTGTAGTTGATGAATTTGAGACTAAATGTGAAGGTTCAACACTAGAGTCGGCATATGAACAAACGAAGGCCAAAGCAAATGTCGTCTTGGATAAGGGTAAGAAGATACTAAGCCCCAATGTGGTTCGAGGGAAAGGGAGACCCCCAAGTAAGAGAAAGGTTCCACCAGTGGAAAAGTTggcaacaaagagaaagaaaccg ACTTCCAGGAAAATCTTGGTAGATGAAACAGAATTGGGTGAGACACCGGGATCTGAACAACACCAATTTCATGATGGGGTTGATGTTGAGACACAAAACAGCATTCTTACACAATCAACTCCACAG ATGTGTCACCATCTTGATGCACACTTGTAA
- the LOC109006675 gene encoding AT-rich interactive domain-containing protein 6-like gives MDDNMESGKYSGEDKDDNLTTRMNTRAEEEEEKEPNPTQVQNVDLKAENNIDGKGLGEFPIENPGPVDSASSTLKATNDDDMAANEVVNGNAGTDVCDVIHSNQLEPASPPKESMDMELDVQKKQEDIEEIDGSDLNPSNRLVPNASRERSVETEAKDDEKGHELNVGMSNMELSPSREIKEQVSKSKLNEGNEVPMKGSEQSFLSALDEGDDSGTEEEQTTFMTAVENFYKERSLEFKPPKFYQKELNLLKLWRAVIKLGGYEQVTSCKLWRQVGQSFNPPKTCTTVSWTFRIFYEKALLEYEKHRMGGGELTESTIVNNQVGASQALGSGRTLRDAAARAIQGWHSRRLFGHGETGNPIVKEKNLSSMPKGDKQLKSIGFLKRKKPSSVERNVQVAHFKVTKPHLETMVVDVGPPADWVKINVQRFNDCFEVYALVPGLLREEVHVQSDPAGCLVISGQPAQLDNPWGVTPFKKVVSFPSRIDPHQTSAVVTLHGQLFVRVPFERSDL, from the exons ATGGATGATAACATGGAATCGGGCAAATATTCGGGAGAGGATAAGGATGATAATCTGACGACCCGTATGAATACACGAGctgaggaagaggaggaaaaagaaCCAAACCCCACCCAGGTTCAAAACGTGGATTTGAAAGCCGAGAACAACATTGATGGTAAAGGTCTTGGTGAATTCCCAATTGAAAACCCAGGTCCGGTTGATTCTGCTTCTTCGACCCTGAAAGCCACTAACGATGATGATATGGCTGCCAATGAGGTAGTAAATGGCAACGCTGGAACTGATGTTTGCGATGTCATCCATTCAAATCAACTAGAACCCGCTTCTCCTCCTAAGGAGTCTATGGATATGGAACTCGACGTTCAAAAGAAACAGGAGGACATCGAAGAAATTGATGGTAGTGATTTAAATCCTTCGAATAGGCTAGTTCCCAATGCATCTCGTGAGAGGTCTGTGGAGACGGAGGCCAAAGATGATGAGAAAGGGCATGAATTGAATGTTGGGATGAGCAACATGGAGTTGTCTCCGAGTAGAGAGATTAAGGAGCAAGTATCAAAATCCAAGTTGAATGAAGGAAATGAAGTTCCTATGAAGGGGTCAGAGCAGTCATTTCTCTCAGCGCTGGATGAGGGTGACGATTCAGGAACAGAGGAGGAGCAAACGACATTCATGACGGCGGTAGAGAACTTCTACAAAGAGAGAAGCTTGGAATTCAAGCCCCCAAAGTTCTACCAAAAGGAATTGAATTTGCTCAA GTTATGGAGAGCTGTAATAAAACTTGGCGGCTATGAACAG GTGACTTCATGCAAGTTGTGGAGGCAAGTGGGACAGTCATTCAATCCACCAAA GACCTGCACTACTGTTTCTTGGACTTTCcgaattttttatgagaag GCACTACTTGAATATGAAAAGCATAGAATGGGTGGTGGTGAGCTCACAGAGTCCACGATAGTAAATAATCAG GTTGGTGCCAGTCAAGCTTTAGGATCAGGTAGGACACTAAGGGATGCTGCAGCTCGTGCAATACAAGGTTGGCACTCTCGACGTCTTTTTGGTCATGGTGAGACTGGCAACCCAATTGTTAAG gAGAAGAACTTGAGTTCTATGCCAAAGGGTGACAAACAGCTTAAAAGTATTG GTTTTCTAAAGCGGAAAAAGCCATCTTCTGTTGAGCGCAATGTCCAAGTTGCTCACTTTAAAGTCACAAAGCCACA CTTGGAAACCATGGTCGTTGATGTTGGGCCCCCAGCTGATTGGGTGAAGATCAATGTTCAAAGATTT AATGACTGCTTTGAGGTGTATGCATTAGTTCCTGGGCTTCTGCGTGAGGAG GTGCATGTTCAGTCCGATCCAGCTGGATGCTTGGTTATATCCGGTCAACCAGCGCAACTGGATAATCCTTGGGGAGTAACACCTTTTAAAAAG GTTGTTAGCTTCCCTTCCAGAATTGATCCACATCAAACATCTGCTGTTGTCACCCTGCACGGACAGTTGTTTGTTCGTGTCCCGTTTGAACGGTCAGATTTATAG
- the LOC109006678 gene encoding probable L-type lectin-domain containing receptor kinase S.5 — translation MGISNGSSIIAVAIILLISLLHPAYMQGQVLPVVRRDYFLFENFDHTRDDPHLKFEGSAEIDYEAFQITPDSRNDLSRLRNKSGRAMFSRSFRLWSSDDTASFNSTFLINIFRDANWTAGEGLAFLIAPDISIPKESYGQWLGLTSAATDGNSANQLVAIEFDTRKQEDIDPDDNHIGLNINSVRSAKTVPLDDHGIRLSPEIPANYTVWVQYNGASKLMEIFMAEEGGPKPEKPLLSENINLKDYVRQESFFGFAASTGDGTNIQLNCVLKWSLEIDILPGKSDLTWLKIGAGIGVPAATLLILCGVLYVNKRKRSSSSNDKDVFDAHLRWLPGMPREFKYKDIKKATNDFHESMKLGEGGFGIVYKGILNAKDHGIASEIAVKRFSRDDIKSKDDFLAELTIIHRLRHKHLVRLVGWCYAKGKLLLLYDFMPNGSLDEQLYEGSNPNTLNWERRSRILAGVASALHYLHNEYDQKVVHRDLKASNILLDSDYNARLGDFGLARALDNDRNSYAELGLAGVAGTLGYVAPECFHTGKATPDSDVFGFGIVVLEVVCGRSPRIQINYHHHLYSLVDWVWTLHREGSILEAVDERLGKDYVVDEAKRFLLLGLACTHPIASERPQTQAIFQIIAGTMPAPHVPPFKPAFTWPSMGQSLSITDQSTTSAATFSSEGFSHVINVDVQDVTPKEESSSLRHSPMH, via the exons atggGTATCTCAAATGGAAGTTCGATAATTGCCGTTGCCATTATCCTGCTGATCAGCCTTCTGCATCCAGCTTACATGCAAGGTCAAGTACTACCAGTCGTGCGAAGGGATTATTTCTTGTTTGAAAACTTTGATCATACGAGGGACGATCCGCACTTGAAGTTTGAAGGCTCTGCAGAAATTGATTATGAAGCCTTTCAGATAACTCCAGATTCAAGAAATGATTTGAGCAGACTCCGAAACAAGTCCGGCCGCGCTATGTTTTCACGATCTTTCAGGCTCTGGTCTTCCGATGATACAGCCTCCTTCAACTCTACTTTcctcataaatattttcagagACGCAAACTGGACTGCTGGGGAGGGCCTTGCTTTTCTCATAGCCCCCGATATATCTATACCTAAAGAAAGTTACGGGCAATGGCTTGGGCTCACCAGCGCTGCAACCGATGGGAACAGCGCCAACCAGTTGGTGGCCATAGAATTTGATACCAGAAAGCAAGAGGACATTGATCCAGATGACAATCATATTGGCCTTAACATCAACTCTGTTAGATCAGCCAAGACCGTCCCTCTCGATGATCATGGCATCAGATTATCTCCCGAAATTCCCGCTAATTACACAGTATGGGTGCAGTACAATGGCGCGTCCAAGCTGATGGAGATTTTCATGGCGGAAGAAGGGGGGCCCAAGCCTGAAAAACCTCTTCTCAGCGAGAACATAAACCTGAAAGACTACGTCAGACAAGAATCCTTCTTTGGGTTTGCTGCTTCTACAGGTGATGGTACGAATATTCAGCTGAATTGCGTCTTGAAATGGAGTCTAGAGATAGATATTCTGCCCGGGAAAAGTGATTTGACTTGGTTGAAGATAGGTGCTGGGATTGGAGTCCCGGCGGCGACATTGTTAATCCTGTGCGGTGTTCTGTACGTGAACAAGAGAAAGAGAAGCAGCAGTAGCAATGATAAGGACGTTTTTGATGCGCACTTGAGATGGTTGCCTGGGATGCCCAGGGAATTCAAGTATAAAGATATAAAGAAGGCAACGAACGACTTCCATGAGAGTATGAAGCTGGGTGAAGGTGGTTTTGGGATCGTTTACAAAGGAATTCTGAATGCCAAAGATCACGGTATTGCTAGTGAAATAGCTGTCAAGCGTTTCTCCAGAGATGACATCAAAAGCAAAGATGATTTCTTGGCTGAGCTCACCATTATTCACCGCCTTCGACATAAACATCTCGTCCGCTTAGTTG GGTGGTGCTACGCCAAAGGAAAGCTACTCCTCTTGTACGACTTCATGCCAAATGGTAGTCTTGATGAACAACTATACGAGGGTTCCAACCCGAACACTTTGAATTGGGAACGCCGATCCAGGATACTAGCCGGCGTGGCGTCAGCATTGCATTATCTGCACAATGAGTATGATCAGAAAGTTGTGCATCGTGACCTCAAAGCCAGCAACATCTTGCTAGACTCCGACTACAACGCTCGCCTGGGTGATTTCGGGCTTGCCCGAGCCTTGGATAATGACCGGAATTCCTACGCAGAACTAGGATTAGCTGGAGTCGCAGGCACCTTGGGCTATGTTGCTCCTGAGTGCTTTCACACAGGGAAAGCCACGCCTGACTCTGATGTGTTTGGTTTTGGGATAGTGGTGCTTGAGGTCGTGTGTGGCAGAAGTCCTCGGATCCAAATCAATTACCACCACCATCTCTATTCCTTGGTCGATTGGGTTTGGACGTTACACCGCGAGGGCAGCATTCTTGAAGCTGTAGATGAGAGGCTTGGCAAAGACTATGTGGTTGATGAAGCTAAGAGGTTTTTACTTCTTGGCCTCGCATGCACACATCCCATTGCCAGTGAAAGGCCTCAAACGCAGGCCATATTCCAGATCATAGCCGGCACTATGCCAGCTCCCCATGTACCTCCATTCAAACCTGCCTTCACATGGCCTTCCATGGGACAATCCTTGAGCATCACTGATCAGAGTACAACTTCAGCTGCAACATTCTCTTCCGAAGGTTTTTCTCATGTGATTAATGTGGATGTACAGGACGTAACACCCAAAGAGGAGTCGTCGTCGCTTAGGCATTCTCCTATGCATTAA
- the LOC109006683 gene encoding AP-1 complex subunit sigma-2 isoform X2 yields the protein MIHFVLLISRQGKVRLTKWYSPYSQKERTKVIRELSGVILTRGPKLCNFVEWKGYKVVYKRYASLYFCMCIDQEDNELEVLEIIHHYVEILDRYFGSVCELDLIFNFHKAYYILDELLIAGELQEPSKKTVARLISAQ from the exons ATG ATTCACTTTGTGCTTCTTATTAGTCGGCAAGGAAAAGTGAGGTTGACAAAATGGTATTCACCTTATTCGCAGAAGGAAAGAACTAAG GTTATACGGGAGCTAAGTGGAGTGATCCTTACCCGAGGACCCAAGCTGTGTAATTTTGTTGAATGGAAAGGTTACAAAGTTGTTTATAAAAG GTATGCTAGCCTGTATTTCTGCATGTGCATTGATCAAGAAGACAACGAATTAGAGGTTCTTGAAATAATTCATCATTACGTGGAGATTCTGGACCGATACTTCGGCAGT GTCTGTGAGCTGGACTTGATTTTCAACTTCCACAAG GCCTACTATATACTGGATGAACTATTGATTGCTGGCGAACTTCAGGAGCCTAGCAAGAAGACAGTTGCGCGGTTGATATCTGCGCAG TGA
- the LOC109006679 gene encoding pentatricopeptide repeat-containing protein At4g38150-like, producing the protein MASLQIQGRISKLISKPLSRWVELRRCLSSSSLEDDGGIRGRSVRPGGGDGGGSGSGSGEKLTDFPPEPIPNRPLRGQGNSKSDIHFRNRRPSADSDKDSFEFLEKFKLGAGGGFDKGEKFPNRLQQQQQQQEEGKADTPTPPPPQDADEIFKKLKETGLIPNSVAMLDGLCKDGLVQEAMKLFGLMREKGTIPEVVVYTAVVDGFCKAHKFEDAKRIFRKMQNNGISPNAFSYSVLIQGLYQCDELDDAAAFCIEMLEAGHSPNVTTFLGLVTRLCLNKGVEEARTVIATLTQKGFFVNKKAIKEYMEKKATHPSVWEAIFGNESREASFRF; encoded by the coding sequence ATGGCATCGCTGCAAATTCAGGGTCGGATTTCTAAGCTTATTTCGAAGCCCCTTTCCCGTTGGGTGGAATTACGCCGCTGTTTGAGTTCTAGCTCCCTCGAGGACGACGGCGGTATCAGAGGACGATCCGTGAGACCGGGaggtggagatggaggtggaaGTGGAAGTGGAAGTGGCGAAAAACTCACAGATTTTCCTCCGGAGCCCATTCCGAATCGGCCTTTGAGAGGCCAAGGAAACTCAAAGTCCGACATTCATTTTCGCAACAGAAGACCATCTGCCGATAGTGACAAAGACAGCTTTGAATTCCTGGAGAAATTCAAACTTGGTGCTGGTGGTGGTTTCGACAAGGGGGAGAAGTTCCCCAACCGgctccaacaacaacaacaacaacaagaggAAGGAAAGGCGGATACACCAACGCCGCCTCCGCCCCAAGATGCGGATGAGATCTTCAAGAAACTCAAGGAGACGGGTCTCATCCCCAATTCCGTGGCCATGCTCGATGGGCTTTGCAAAGACGGCCTGGTTCAAGAAGCCATGAAGCTCTTCGGTTTAATGCGCGAGAAGGGTACCATTCCCGAAGTTGTTGTTTACACTGCTGTTGTCGATGGCTTCTGCAAGGCCCACAAATTTGAGGATGCCAAAAGGATTTTCaggaaaatgcaaaacaatggCATTTCTCCTAATGCCTTCTCTTACTCTGTCTTGATACAGGGTCTGTATCAGTGCGACGAGTTGGACGATGCTGCTGCCTTTTGCATCGAGATGTTGGAAGCTGGTCATTCTCCAAATGTCACCACCTTTCTGGGCTTGGTCactaggttgtgtttgaataaggGTGTTGAAGAAGCTAGGACCGTAATTGCAACCTTAACGCAAAAGGGATTTTTCGTCAACAAGAAAGCTATTAAAGAATATATGGAGAAAAAGGCAACACATCCATCTGTTTGGGAAGCTATCTTCGGGAACGAAAGCCGAGAGGCATCATTTCGTTTTTGA
- the LOC109006683 gene encoding AP-1 complex subunit sigma-2 isoform X1, translating to MIHFVLLISRQGKVRLTKWYSPYSQKERTKVIRELSGVILTRGPKLCNFVEWKGYKVVYKRYASLYFCMCIDQEDNELEVLEIIHHYVEILDRYFGSVCELDLIFNFHKAYYILDELLIAGELQEPSKKTVARLISAQDSLVETAKEQRSSISNIIAQATK from the exons ATG ATTCACTTTGTGCTTCTTATTAGTCGGCAAGGAAAAGTGAGGTTGACAAAATGGTATTCACCTTATTCGCAGAAGGAAAGAACTAAG GTTATACGGGAGCTAAGTGGAGTGATCCTTACCCGAGGACCCAAGCTGTGTAATTTTGTTGAATGGAAAGGTTACAAAGTTGTTTATAAAAG GTATGCTAGCCTGTATTTCTGCATGTGCATTGATCAAGAAGACAACGAATTAGAGGTTCTTGAAATAATTCATCATTACGTGGAGATTCTGGACCGATACTTCGGCAGT GTCTGTGAGCTGGACTTGATTTTCAACTTCCACAAG GCCTACTATATACTGGATGAACTATTGATTGCTGGCGAACTTCAGGAGCCTAGCAAGAAGACAGTTGCGCGGTTGATATCTGCGCAG GATTCATTGGTAGAGACCGCGAAAGAGCAGCGCAGTTCAATAAGTAATATAATTGCTCAGGCTACAAAGTAG
- the LOC109006680 gene encoding transcription termination factor MTERF6, chloroplastic/mitochondrial, which produces MEICSSQRGSSIIWFFRDRGFDDKSIQEMFKKCKRLEGVQSENASQNWAYLKSIGIHERKLPSIVSKCPKILALGLHEKLVPMVECLSTLGPKPHEVAAAIAKFPHILSHSVEEKLCPLLAFFQALGVPEKQLGKMILLNPRLISYSIESKLTEMVDFLATLGLTRDGMIGKVLAKNPFIMGYSVDKRLRPTSDFLKSVGLTEHNLQSVAMNFPEVLCRDANKVLQPNFAYLKRCGFGDHQIAVLITGFPPILIKSIRNSLEPRIRFLVEVMGRQIDEVTDYPDFFRHGLKKRLQLRHKLLKEKNIACSLSEMLDCNQKKFLMKFGLFEGYA; this is translated from the coding sequence ATGGAAATATGCAGCAGTCAACGTGGTAGTAGCATCATTTGGTTCTTCAGGGATAGAGGTTTTGATGATAAAAGTATCCAAGAGATGTTCAAAAAGTGCAAGCGCCTTGAGGGTGTGCAAAGTGAGAACGCCTCCCAGAACTGGGCTTACCTCAAAAGCATTGGCATTCATGAGAGAAAGCTCCCTTCTATTGTTTCAAAGTGTCCTAAGATACTTGCACTGGGTCTCCATGAGAAGCTTGTCCCCATGGTGGAGTGCCTCTCCACGCTCGGTCCAAAACCCCATGAAGTTGCTGCTGCCATTGCCAAATTCCCCCACATACTCTCCCATAGTGTGGAAGAGAAGCTCTGTCCACTTTTGGCCTTCTTTCAGGCACTCGGTGTCCCTGAAAAGCAACTTGGCAAGATGATATTACTCAACCCGAGGCTCATCAGCTACAGCATCGAATCAAAGTTGACGGAGATGGTGGATTTTCTTGCTACACTTGGCCTTACCAGAGATGGGATGATTGGCAAAGTTCTAGCAAAAAATCCCTTTATTATGGGTTACAGCGTTGACAAAAGGCTACGCCCTActtcagattttttaaaatcagtAGGTCTTACGGAGCACAATCTTCAATCAGTGGCAATGAACTTCCCTGAAGTTCTATGTAGAGATGCGAACAAGGTACTGCAACCCAATTTTGCTTATTTAaaaagatgtggttttggagatCACCAGATTGCAGTTTTGATAACTGGTTTTCCTCCCATTCTGATCAAGAGCATCAGGAATTCTTTAGAACCTCGAATCAGGTTTCTGGTGGAGGTAATGGGTAGACAAATTGATGAAGTCACTGATTATCCTGACTTCTTTCGGCATGGGTTGAAGAAGAGATTACAGTTGCGGCACAAACTTTTGAAAGAGAAGAATATAGCTTGTAGCTTGAGTGAAATGCTGGACTGTAATCAAAAGAAGTTCTTAATGAAGTTTGGTTTGTTTGAAGGGTATGCCTAA